The Parvibaculaceae bacterium PLY_AMNH_Bact1 genome window below encodes:
- a CDS encoding saccharopine dehydrogenase NADP-binding domain-containing protein (Derived by automated computational analysis using gene prediction method: Protein Homology. GO_function: GO:0016491 - oxidoreductase activity [Evidence IEA]), which produces MAGTREFDIVVYGATGFTGRLVAEYLSKQYADGTVKWAMAGRSAEKLASVRDLIGAPADTPLIAADAADPAALKKMVESTKVVITTVGPYLLYGEPLVAACAAAGTDYVDLCGEVPFMRKMIDAHGEAAKKSGARIVFSCGFDSIPFDMGVYFLQEQAKAKFGKPAPRVKGRVRAMNGTLSGGTAASGRATFELAQKDPAMMAHLFNPYSLAPGYEGIEQPDGMKPYEDPAVGMWVAPFFMAVINTKNIHRSNFLLGNAYGTDFQYDEMMLAGPGETGKKTADAIAATDITGGDDAPKPGEGPSKEEREAGNYDVLFVGEMPDGASIKVGVTGDKDPGYGSTSKMISESAICLIQNVADLPGGIYTPAPAFGMEIIDRLRANAGLTFEVEA; this is translated from the coding sequence ATGGCAGGGACGAGAGAGTTCGACATTGTCGTATATGGCGCCACCGGGTTTACCGGCCGCCTGGTAGCGGAATATCTGAGCAAACAATATGCAGACGGCACGGTTAAGTGGGCCATGGCCGGTCGGAGTGCCGAAAAGCTCGCCTCCGTCCGTGATTTGATCGGCGCACCAGCTGACACGCCGCTGATCGCCGCCGACGCAGCCGATCCAGCAGCGCTGAAGAAAATGGTCGAGAGCACCAAGGTTGTGATTACCACAGTGGGTCCATATCTGCTTTATGGTGAGCCTCTGGTAGCTGCTTGTGCTGCAGCTGGGACCGATTATGTCGATCTCTGCGGTGAAGTTCCCTTCATGCGGAAAATGATCGATGCCCATGGCGAAGCCGCCAAAAAATCCGGCGCACGGATCGTCTTCTCCTGTGGTTTTGACTCAATCCCGTTCGATATGGGCGTCTATTTCCTGCAGGAACAGGCCAAGGCCAAGTTCGGTAAGCCTGCTCCACGGGTCAAGGGCCGCGTTCGCGCGATGAACGGTACGCTCTCCGGCGGCACGGCCGCCAGTGGCCGGGCGACGTTTGAACTCGCCCAGAAAGACCCGGCGATGATGGCGCATCTCTTTAATCCCTACTCGCTGGCTCCTGGCTATGAAGGCATTGAGCAACCAGATGGTATGAAGCCTTACGAAGATCCCGCTGTGGGCATGTGGGTGGCACCCTTCTTTATGGCGGTCATCAACACGAAGAACATTCACCGGTCCAATTTCCTGCTTGGAAATGCTTATGGCACCGATTTCCAGTATGACGAGATGATGCTGGCTGGCCCTGGCGAGACAGGCAAGAAAACGGCTGATGCGATTGCCGCGACCGACATTACCGGTGGTGACGACGCGCCGAAGCCAGGCGAAGGCCCGTCCAAGGAAGAGCGTGAAGCAGGCAATTATGACGTGCTCTTCGTGGGCGAAATGCCCGATGGCGCCTCAATTAAGGTTGGCGTGACCGGAGACAAAGACCCAGGTTACGGCTCGACGTCCAAGATGATTTCGGAAAGCGCGATCTGTCTGATCCAGAACGTTGCCGATCTGCCAGGTGGAATTTACACCCCGGCTCCTGCCTTTGGTATGGAGATTATTGATCGCCTGCGCGCCAATGCAGGTCTGACCTTTGAGGTTGAGGCGTAA
- a CDS encoding class II aldolase/adducin family protein (Derived by automated computational analysis using gene prediction method: Protein Homology.), whose product MSVQETAPASVRENVSPEEWEARVNLAACYRLVAHYGWDDMIFTHISSKLSDGTFLINPYGFFFDEMTASSLVKIDLEGNKLDDSPHFVNPAGFTIHSAVHEIRHDANCVIHLHTIPGTAVSTAEEGLLPLNQTAMLIREELAYHEYEGVAVDHDERPRLQEDLGDKNMMLLWNHGTLTVGETVAEAFMRMYYLERACEMQVATLSSAKQLHNPMQGIPERTATQGTDPELAQKVTNHLAWPAMLRKLDRIDPSYRD is encoded by the coding sequence ATGTCAGTCCAAGAAACCGCCCCAGCCAGTGTTCGCGAAAACGTCTCCCCAGAAGAATGGGAAGCCAGGGTCAATCTCGCGGCCTGCTATCGCCTTGTCGCACATTATGGCTGGGACGATATGATCTTCACCCATATTTCCTCCAAGCTTTCTGACGGGACCTTCCTCATCAATCCTTACGGATTCTTCTTTGATGAGATGACCGCGAGCAGCCTCGTTAAAATTGACCTTGAGGGCAACAAACTGGATGACTCACCGCATTTCGTGAACCCGGCTGGCTTTACCATTCACAGCGCCGTCCATGAAATCCGTCATGACGCCAACTGCGTCATTCATCTGCACACAATTCCCGGCACCGCTGTATCAACGGCAGAAGAAGGGCTTTTGCCGCTCAATCAGACGGCGATGCTGATCCGCGAAGAGCTCGCCTATCACGAATATGAGGGTGTTGCGGTTGATCATGATGAGCGCCCACGGCTTCAGGAAGACCTTGGGGATAAGAACATGATGCTCTTGTGGAACCACGGTACGCTGACGGTGGGCGAGACCGTCGCTGAAGCGTTTATGCGGATGTACTATCTGGAGCGCGCCTGCGAAATGCAGGTGGCAACGCTCTCGTCTGCCAAGCAACTCCACAACCCTATGCAGGGCATCCCGGAGCGAACGGCGACCCAAGGAACCGATCCGGAGCTTGCGCAGAAAGTGACAAACCATCTGGCTTGGCCCGCCATGCTTCGGAAGCTCGATCGGATTGATCCGTCCTATCGAGACTAA
- a CDS encoding Crp/Fnr family transcriptional regulator (Derived by automated computational analysis using gene prediction method: Protein Homology.) produces the protein MGKPGQNISADDLVMMSPLFSVLADEARSAVVKRAKPLSLEAGDPLYARGDPSDRYFGILKGRLRLSVDSADGKTVALNQADTGEWFGELGLFEGGTRLVDATAVEPTDLLCLSRTDVLGFAMSEPAMFMPIVELLGARIQLVGELLQETVFHDVTFRLAKRLLVLADKHGLPADQGVLIELHLPQEELGQMVGATREAVGRQLSIWKKKGWIDVSYGKITILNRAPLMQIIVSAQGGADDVSDF, from the coding sequence ATGGGAAAACCAGGCCAGAATATTAGCGCTGATGACCTGGTCATGATGAGTCCCCTCTTTTCGGTCTTGGCAGATGAGGCAAGGTCAGCCGTCGTGAAACGTGCGAAGCCTTTATCCCTTGAGGCTGGCGACCCCCTTTATGCACGCGGGGATCCCTCAGACCGCTACTTTGGCATCCTCAAAGGTCGGTTGCGCCTGTCAGTTGATTCAGCAGACGGAAAGACGGTCGCCCTTAACCAGGCTGATACGGGGGAGTGGTTCGGCGAGTTGGGATTGTTTGAGGGGGGCACCCGTCTGGTGGACGCGACAGCTGTCGAACCGACCGACCTTCTCTGTCTCAGCCGGACCGATGTGCTGGGATTTGCGATGAGTGAGCCCGCCATGTTTATGCCAATTGTTGAGCTTTTGGGCGCTCGAATCCAACTTGTGGGTGAGTTGCTTCAGGAAACGGTTTTTCATGATGTGACCTTTCGCCTTGCAAAGCGTTTGCTAGTTCTTGCGGACAAACACGGGCTCCCAGCCGATCAAGGCGTACTCATTGAGTTGCACCTTCCCCAAGAGGAGCTGGGTCAGATGGTCGGAGCAACGCGAGAGGCTGTTGGCCGCCAGCTCAGCATCTGGAAGAAGAAGGGCTGGATCGATGTCTCGTATGGAAAAATCACGATCCTGAACCGTGCACCGCTGATGCAGATAATTGTCTCAGCCCAAGGAGGCGCTGATGACGTCAGCGATTTTTGA
- a CDS encoding TIGR00266 family protein (Derived by automated computational analysis using gene prediction method: Protein Homology.), giving the protein MNCHKVDYTIIGDDMQLVEIELDPGETVVAEAGAMNYMEDGIEFETRLGDGSKPDEGVMGKLFSAAKRTFTGESLFMTHFTNQGSKKASAAFAAPFPGKIVALNQAMTGEVLCQKDSFLAAALGTSIDIAFQKKLGAGFFGGEGFILQRLQGDGMAFVHAGGTIVEKKLNGEKLRVDTGCIVAFTPSLDYNIERAGGLKSMVFGGEGLFLATLQGTGTVWLQSLPFSRLADRVLEHAPSAGGTDQGEGSLLGGASRIFEK; this is encoded by the coding sequence ATGAACTGTCACAAGGTGGACTACACGATCATCGGCGATGATATGCAGCTGGTCGAGATCGAACTTGATCCCGGCGAGACCGTCGTCGCAGAAGCGGGGGCCATGAATTATATGGAAGATGGCATCGAATTCGAGACACGTCTTGGCGATGGCTCTAAACCTGATGAAGGTGTGATGGGGAAGCTGTTTTCAGCCGCCAAACGCACCTTTACCGGTGAGTCCCTCTTCATGACCCACTTCACCAATCAGGGGTCCAAGAAGGCGTCAGCTGCCTTTGCAGCCCCCTTCCCCGGCAAGATCGTTGCGCTCAACCAGGCGATGACTGGCGAAGTTCTCTGCCAAAAAGACTCTTTCCTCGCAGCGGCGCTTGGCACCAGTATTGATATCGCTTTTCAAAAGAAGCTGGGCGCTGGTTTTTTCGGGGGCGAAGGATTTATCCTTCAGCGCTTACAAGGGGACGGCATGGCCTTCGTGCATGCCGGAGGCACGATCGTTGAAAAGAAGCTCAACGGTGAAAAGCTTCGCGTAGACACTGGCTGCATCGTGGCCTTCACCCCATCGCTTGACTACAACATTGAGCGTGCAGGTGGCTTGAAGTCGATGGTTTTTGGCGGCGAAGGTCTCTTTCTGGCAACCCTGCAGGGGACCGGTACCGTATGGCTCCAAAGCCTGCCCTTCTCACGTCTGGCTGATCGTGTGCTGGAACATGCACCATCTGCAGGCGGTACCGATCAGGGTGAAGGCTCACTCCTGGGCGGCGCCTCACGCATATTTGAGAAGTAG
- a CDS encoding PaaI family thioesterase (Derived by automated computational analysis using gene prediction method: Protein Homology.), whose translation MNDLPPVDWESPAAVTLGKKVLELDPERGYIKASYVAGENFVNRGGRIYGGFLAAMLDGLCGHAVRSTTSTPTPQVTLELKTSFLGRADQGTLIGEGWVRHRGKSIAFAEAELRREDGELVARASATFKLGRPSQPAG comes from the coding sequence ATGAATGACCTTCCTCCTGTCGACTGGGAGTCGCCTGCTGCGGTGACACTCGGCAAAAAAGTTTTAGAACTCGATCCAGAACGCGGCTATATCAAGGCGTCCTATGTTGCTGGCGAAAACTTCGTCAACCGCGGTGGGCGCATTTATGGGGGGTTTCTTGCCGCCATGTTAGATGGCCTGTGCGGTCACGCTGTGCGCTCAACAACAAGCACACCGACACCTCAAGTCACACTAGAACTCAAAACAAGTTTTCTTGGTCGTGCAGACCAGGGGACGCTTATCGGCGAGGGTTGGGTTCGTCACCGAGGCAAGTCCATTGCCTTCGCTGAAGCGGAACTCCGCCGTGAGGACGGTGAGCTCGTCGCCCGAGCCAGTGCTACCTTTAAGCTCGGACGACCATCACAGCCTGCTGGCTAG
- a CDS encoding hypothetical protein (Derived by automated computational analysis using gene prediction method: GeneMarkS-2+.) — translation MRIFSQVFMLLSAIVFFSSLVGSPAAAEPTYDEFRHCLDSPTQGNRSAGDGWWSRRSAQEQRYMIELPCEEKYIVAICVFLYDPDLKGCTNKGVARFRADRHCAAEGHEILSEERAACTQEYVANFKPVF, via the coding sequence GTGCGCATTTTTTCTCAAGTCTTCATGCTTCTCAGTGCAATTGTCTTCTTTTCATCATTGGTTGGATCACCAGCGGCGGCGGAACCGACTTATGACGAGTTTCGACACTGTCTCGACAGTCCGACACAGGGGAACCGATCAGCCGGAGATGGTTGGTGGAGCCGGAGGAGTGCGCAGGAACAGCGCTACATGATTGAGTTGCCCTGCGAGGAGAAGTACATAGTGGCAATCTGTGTCTTCCTCTACGACCCGGACCTCAAGGGCTGCACCAACAAAGGCGTCGCTCGGTTTCGAGCAGACCGGCATTGCGCCGCCGAGGGTCATGAAATTTTGTCAGAAGAAAGAGCAGCGTGCACGCAAGAGTACGTAGCGAACTTCAAGCCGGTGTTTTAG
- a CDS encoding dienelactone hydrolase family protein (Derived by automated computational analysis using gene prediction method: Protein Homology.) gives MNEEILSIKTGDGDMETLVVSHDDGARPPVVIYMDAPGIREELFGFARRIAAEGYTVLLPDMYYRLGRLRFDMAKADDAVREEMFSAMRSLNNALVMSDTDDILTWMQQDPRIKQGPVGCIGYCMSGQYVVSAAGTYPDHFAASASLYGVGIVTDAPDTPHKLASAMKGELYLGFAETDEWVPDNVIPDLRSELDAHSVSYTLDIWPGTGHGFCFPEREAYVKGAAEQVWGKVFEMYKRKLC, from the coding sequence ATGAACGAAGAAATCCTCTCCATCAAAACAGGTGATGGTGACATGGAAACGCTTGTGGTCTCCCATGACGACGGCGCGAGACCGCCTGTCGTCATATACATGGATGCGCCTGGCATCCGCGAGGAACTTTTCGGTTTCGCGCGGCGCATCGCAGCCGAGGGCTATACCGTTCTGCTCCCAGATATGTATTACCGCCTCGGGCGTCTTCGCTTCGATATGGCAAAGGCAGATGATGCCGTGCGCGAGGAAATGTTTTCTGCCATGCGCTCCCTCAACAATGCGCTGGTCATGTCTGACACTGACGATATCCTAACGTGGATGCAGCAAGACCCACGGATCAAACAGGGGCCAGTTGGCTGCATTGGCTATTGTATGAGTGGACAATATGTCGTGTCAGCTGCAGGTACATATCCGGATCATTTTGCGGCCTCTGCGTCGCTCTACGGGGTTGGTATCGTGACTGATGCGCCGGACACCCCCCACAAGCTTGCGTCAGCCATGAAGGGCGAACTCTATCTTGGTTTTGCTGAAACTGACGAGTGGGTGCCGGACAATGTCATTCCGGATCTCCGCTCGGAACTCGATGCACACTCCGTGTCCTACACGCTCGACATTTGGCCAGGGACGGGCCATGGATTTTGCTTCCCCGAACGCGAGGCATATGTGAAAGGCGCCGCAGAGCAGGTCTGGGGAAAGGTCTTCGAGATGTATAAGCGAAAGCTCTGCTGA
- a CDS encoding glutathione S-transferase family protein (Derived by automated computational analysis using gene prediction method: Protein Homology.): MKLYNSIGPNPRVVKIFMAEKGIELPFEEIDIMAGANRQADYLKVNPAGQLPALALDNGDIVTEITAICEYLEEHQPTPALVGATAEERAETRKWVRRVDLGICEPLANGFRFSEGLPMFQDRFRCLPEAADGLKAVAQDKIKWLNEQLEGKQWIAGDRFTLADVLLFGFLEFGASVGQPIDPNNKNIVAWYDRVQARPSVAAAA, from the coding sequence ATGAAACTCTATAACTCCATCGGGCCAAACCCTCGGGTCGTAAAAATCTTCATGGCTGAAAAGGGGATTGAACTGCCCTTCGAAGAAATCGACATCATGGCAGGTGCAAACCGTCAGGCTGACTACCTCAAAGTGAACCCCGCCGGTCAGCTCCCCGCACTTGCCCTCGACAATGGCGACATTGTCACTGAGATCACTGCAATCTGCGAATATCTTGAGGAGCATCAACCTACACCTGCGCTTGTTGGCGCGACTGCAGAAGAACGGGCAGAGACACGCAAGTGGGTTCGCCGGGTTGATCTCGGAATTTGTGAACCTCTGGCAAATGGGTTTCGGTTCTCTGAAGGCCTGCCTATGTTTCAAGATCGTTTTCGGTGCCTGCCGGAAGCCGCTGATGGCTTGAAAGCTGTTGCGCAGGACAAAATCAAGTGGCTCAATGAGCAACTTGAAGGAAAACAGTGGATTGCCGGGGACCGATTTACTTTGGCTGATGTTCTTCTGTTCGGCTTCCTTGAATTTGGCGCATCTGTCGGGCAACCGATTGATCCAAACAACAAGAACATTGTTGCGTGGTACGACCGCGTACAAGCCCGGCCAAGTGTGGCAGCGGCTGCATAA
- a CDS encoding MFS transporter (Derived by automated computational analysis using gene prediction method: Protein Homology. GO_function: GO:0022857 - transmembrane transporter activity [Evidence IEA]; GO_process: GO:0055085 - transmembrane transport [Evidence IEA]): MTENATSARSSSRPPIFYGWYIVFAAFVVMTVSAGFGFYNLSVYLEAFVDERGFSVGYTSGATAAFFVSSGVAGLGVGWLIERYDPRWTIAGGAVLAGLVLAGAGWVNELWQLYLFYVLFGVGYSACALLPCTTLVARWFEKKRSVALSVASTGLSLGGILLTPISAELIEQLGLGGAAPWLGTGLFFGIAPVAILLFRPSPASMGLAVDGGDVPVSSQSGEQTVSGVPYHVAVRSRFFVLATITFMTSMMAQVGSIAHQFSLVAGRADDRDLAALAVSVMAGLSIAGRLVGGWVLPHISSRLFMGGLLIAQAIALSLYAFAATPTTLLMVAAMFGVTVGNLLMMQPLLIAEAFGTVAYARIYSTSQLFTTLGVASGPAVYGLIYEAANGYTASFLYGAAASIIGLMAILAAGPVEQALEKQKQEE; this comes from the coding sequence ATGACAGAAAACGCGACGTCAGCCAGGTCTTCCAGCAGACCGCCCATCTTCTATGGATGGTACATTGTGTTCGCAGCTTTCGTCGTGATGACGGTTTCTGCCGGTTTTGGCTTTTACAACCTCTCGGTTTATCTGGAAGCGTTTGTCGATGAGCGCGGCTTTTCTGTTGGCTACACATCAGGAGCGACCGCAGCCTTTTTTGTTTCATCGGGTGTGGCCGGCCTTGGGGTCGGATGGCTTATCGAGCGGTACGATCCAAGATGGACAATCGCGGGAGGTGCGGTGCTTGCCGGTCTGGTTTTAGCTGGTGCGGGGTGGGTCAATGAACTCTGGCAGCTCTATCTTTTCTATGTACTCTTCGGCGTGGGGTATTCAGCTTGTGCGCTTCTCCCCTGCACCACTCTCGTTGCTCGGTGGTTTGAGAAGAAGCGCTCTGTTGCTTTGTCCGTTGCCTCAACGGGTTTATCTCTAGGTGGTATCTTGCTCACACCGATCTCAGCGGAGTTGATTGAACAACTCGGTCTTGGGGGCGCTGCTCCCTGGCTTGGCACAGGCCTCTTCTTTGGTATCGCCCCTGTCGCAATTCTGCTCTTCCGCCCGAGCCCCGCATCCATGGGACTGGCAGTAGATGGTGGTGATGTTCCCGTAAGTTCACAGAGCGGTGAGCAGACAGTCAGTGGCGTCCCCTATCATGTGGCCGTTCGCAGCCGCTTTTTTGTCCTTGCGACGATTACTTTCATGACGTCCATGATGGCCCAGGTAGGCTCCATCGCTCATCAATTCTCTTTGGTGGCAGGTCGTGCAGATGATCGCGATTTGGCTGCCCTGGCGGTATCGGTGATGGCGGGTCTAAGTATAGCCGGACGCCTCGTCGGCGGTTGGGTTCTCCCCCACATCTCGTCGCGGCTCTTCATGGGCGGTCTCTTGATCGCACAGGCAATCGCATTGAGTCTCTACGCTTTTGCGGCAACGCCGACCACATTGCTGATGGTCGCGGCAATGTTCGGCGTGACCGTAGGCAATTTGCTGATGATGCAGCCATTGCTGATTGCAGAAGCCTTTGGCACGGTGGCGTATGCACGTATCTATTCCACCTCTCAACTATTTACGACCCTTGGCGTTGCCAGCGGACCTGCCGTATACGGTCTGATTTATGAAGCAGCGAACGGATACACTGCCTCTTTTCTTTATGGTGCTGCTGCCTCGATCATTGGTCTCATGGCAATCCTGGCAGCTGGTCCTGTCGAACAAGCACTAGAAAAACAAAAACAAGAGGAATGA
- a CDS encoding gamma carbonic anhydrase family protein (Derived by automated computational analysis using gene prediction method: Protein Homology.), protein MSDFGSGIELNKPAFIHPTTLIYGKVFVDEGASLWPYTVIRSEMYEVRIGKRTNIQDFVMIHVGNNTPTIIGDNCSITHHCTIHGAEIGDNCLIGINSTIMDGAKIGKNCIIGGHTIVTEGTIIPDNSIVVGSPGKVVKERDSSKANIMNAAFYYENAKAYSKGEDRVSETAEFKAAMARAQEALTA, encoded by the coding sequence ATGTCCGATTTCGGTTCGGGAATAGAACTAAACAAACCAGCCTTTATCCATCCAACTACCCTCATCTATGGAAAAGTCTTTGTCGACGAGGGAGCGTCGCTTTGGCCCTACACGGTCATCCGGAGTGAGATGTATGAGGTACGAATTGGCAAACGCACTAACATCCAAGACTTCGTGATGATCCACGTTGGCAACAACACGCCGACTATTATTGGAGACAATTGTTCAATCACGCACCACTGCACCATTCATGGTGCAGAGATCGGCGATAATTGCCTGATCGGGATTAACTCAACGATCATGGACGGCGCCAAGATCGGGAAGAATTGTATCATTGGCGGCCACACTATCGTGACCGAAGGAACAATTATTCCCGACAATTCCATCGTCGTGGGGTCGCCTGGCAAAGTCGTCAAAGAGCGTGACAGCTCAAAAGCAAATATCATGAATGCGGCTTTCTACTACGAGAATGCAAAAGCCTATTCAAAAGGCGAAGATCGCGTTTCCGAGACCGCTGAGTTCAAAGCCGCAATGGCGCGCGCGCAAGAAGCTCTAACCGCCTGA
- a CDS encoding CoA ester lyase (Derived by automated computational analysis using gene prediction method: Protein Homology.) translates to MKLPASFYKPLSIGAPAPFQELPLALERMIHFFPAHNEKVHAKIPDLIPKVDVILGNLEDAIPADAKEAARAGFIKVASENEFGNTGLWTRVNALNSPWALDDIVEIVSSVGDKLDVIMLPKVEGVWDIHYADQLLAQLEAKHGVKKPILIHAILETAQGVKNVNEIAAASPRMHGMSLGPADLAASRGMKTTRVGGGHPSYGVIEDPKEDGSNRVFAQQDLWHYTVARMVDACLSNGIRPFYGPFGDIQDTDACEVQFRNSFLLGCVGAWSLHPVQIDIAKKVFSPDVDEVQFALRILEAMPDGTGAVMLDGKMQDDATWKQAKVIVDLAKRVAERDPALGEAYGL, encoded by the coding sequence ATGAAACTCCCAGCATCGTTCTACAAGCCCCTCTCCATCGGTGCGCCGGCACCTTTCCAAGAGTTGCCCTTGGCTCTCGAACGGATGATCCACTTCTTTCCTGCACACAATGAAAAGGTGCACGCAAAGATCCCGGATCTCATTCCAAAGGTGGATGTCATTCTTGGAAACTTGGAAGACGCCATCCCTGCAGATGCCAAAGAAGCCGCGCGCGCGGGATTTATCAAGGTGGCAAGCGAGAATGAGTTTGGGAACACAGGGCTTTGGACCCGGGTGAACGCGCTTAACAGCCCCTGGGCTCTTGACGATATTGTAGAGATTGTCAGCTCAGTTGGAGACAAGCTTGACGTGATTATGTTGCCCAAAGTGGAAGGTGTGTGGGACATCCACTATGCGGATCAACTGCTGGCGCAGCTTGAAGCAAAGCATGGCGTCAAAAAGCCGATCCTCATTCACGCCATCCTGGAGACCGCGCAGGGTGTGAAGAATGTAAACGAGATTGCGGCGGCTAGCCCACGTATGCATGGCATGAGCTTAGGCCCCGCCGACCTTGCCGCGTCACGTGGAATGAAAACGACGCGCGTTGGTGGCGGACACCCCTCCTACGGCGTGATTGAAGATCCCAAAGAGGATGGTAGCAATCGGGTCTTCGCACAGCAGGATCTATGGCATTACACAGTCGCTCGAATGGTGGATGCGTGCCTCTCCAACGGTATTCGCCCGTTCTATGGTCCATTTGGTGATATTCAGGACACGGATGCCTGTGAAGTTCAGTTCCGGAACTCGTTCCTGCTCGGATGTGTTGGTGCCTGGTCTCTCCATCCCGTGCAGATCGATATTGCGAAGAAGGTCTTCAGCCCTGATGTGGATGAGGTACAGTTTGCTCTGCGCATCCTGGAAGCCATGCCCGACGGCACCGGCGCTGTCATGCTGGATGGCAAAATGCAGGACGACGCAACCTGGAAACAGGCGAAGGTGATTGTCGACCTCGCCAAACGTGTTGCAGAAAGAGATCCGGCGCTCGGCGAAGCCTACGGCCTCTAA
- a CDS encoding hypothetical protein (Derived by automated computational analysis using gene prediction method: Protein Homology.) — translation MSDTSSKNLPVHTLNPKSVLIYSCEEVIGDGILKLKFAQQIRQRFPDAKITWVAGTGKTVYASILKPVASKFIDEVIENAGIGAKTHQLITSWSPLPGRRFDLIIDTQRLVARTMIVKRIPHTTFIAGTADFFFSDVKPPKNFKPDPSFVGGLINMLDLVSPQPADDGTNIFDLSEEHRNAASALLPSGNTYIGIAPGAGDRRKLWPIDRFFELGRAQVAVGRVPVFLLGPDEAELVEQVRREVPEALLPEWDRSDAYPHIKGPMLVMALAAHMSAAIANNSGTGHMLAVGGAPLVSIFTRHDPEKYAAQARRLKILHALRDYGDDDASRIPLSAALDAIDTFVECEEPLVS, via the coding sequence TTGTCAGATACATCTTCGAAAAATCTGCCGGTACACACCCTCAACCCAAAATCTGTCCTCATCTATTCTTGTGAGGAGGTCATTGGCGATGGGATTTTGAAGCTCAAATTCGCGCAGCAGATACGCCAACGATTTCCTGATGCAAAAATTACGTGGGTCGCGGGCACTGGCAAAACGGTTTACGCAAGTATTCTCAAGCCTGTCGCTTCGAAGTTCATCGATGAGGTAATTGAGAATGCAGGTATCGGTGCCAAAACACATCAGCTGATCACAAGCTGGTCGCCTCTACCTGGACGCAGGTTTGACCTGATCATCGATACTCAACGCCTAGTCGCGCGGACGATGATCGTGAAACGCATACCGCACACCACCTTTATCGCCGGAACTGCGGATTTCTTTTTCTCGGATGTGAAACCGCCAAAAAACTTCAAACCCGATCCGTCTTTTGTTGGCGGGCTGATCAACATGTTGGACCTGGTCTCCCCACAACCTGCAGACGATGGCACCAATATATTCGACCTCTCGGAGGAACACCGAAACGCGGCAAGCGCTCTGCTTCCCTCCGGGAATACATATATTGGCATAGCGCCAGGGGCAGGAGACCGCCGGAAACTATGGCCCATCGACAGATTTTTTGAACTCGGGCGCGCGCAGGTGGCTGTCGGTCGCGTGCCAGTGTTTCTCCTTGGACCGGACGAAGCCGAACTGGTGGAGCAGGTGCGCCGGGAGGTTCCTGAGGCGCTGCTGCCTGAGTGGGATAGATCCGACGCCTATCCACACATCAAAGGGCCAATGTTGGTGATGGCGCTGGCGGCCCATATGTCTGCTGCAATCGCAAACAATTCAGGGACAGGCCATATGCTAGCGGTCGGCGGCGCACCGCTCGTTTCCATTTTCACCCGACATGACCCGGAAAAATACGCCGCGCAGGCGAGAAGGCTGAAGATACTCCATGCGCTGCGAGACTATGGTGACGACGACGCCTCTCGCATCCCGCTATCTGCGGCTCTCGATGCGATCGATACGTTTGTCGAATGTGAAGAGCCGTTAGTCAGCTAA